Proteins from one Coffea arabica cultivar ET-39 chromosome 8c, Coffea Arabica ET-39 HiFi, whole genome shotgun sequence genomic window:
- the LOC113707954 gene encoding uncharacterized protein — MEWRKSYLDVVLVPLGFLVCIGYHFWLWRKVRTDPLSTIIGTNARGRRLWVSAMMKDNDKKNILAVQTLRNTIMGSTLMATTSILLCSGLAAVISSTYSVKKPINDSVFGAHGEFMVALKYVSVLLIFLFSFICHSLSIRFTNQVNFLVNCPRDETGIVTPEYVSELLEKGFVLNTVGNRLFYAALPLLLWIFGPVLVFLCSITLVPVLYNLDIVFVSNVKGKFNLQDENGASEFA; from the exons ATGGAATGGAGGAAAAGCTACCTTGATGTTGTTCTTGTacctttagggtttctagtatgCATAGGGTATCATTTTTGGTTATGGCGCAAGGTTCGGACCGACCCCCTCTCCACCATCATCGGAACAAATGCTAGAGGTCGCCGGTTGTGGGTCTCAGCCATGATGAAG GATAATGACAAGAAAAACATCCTGGCTGTACAAACACTTCGGAATACGATTATGGGTTCGACACTGATGGCCACCACATCGATACTTCTCTGCTCTGGCCTTGCTGCGGTCATAAGCAGTACGTACAGCGTGAAAAAACCAATCAATGACTCTGTATTTGGGGCTCACGGGGAGTTCATGGTGGCACTCAAATATGTCTCAGTGCTCCTGATTTTCTTGTTCTCTTTCATCTGCCATTCTCTGTCAATCAGGTTTACCAACCAGGTAAATTTCCTCGTCAACTGCCCGCGAGATGAGACGGGGATAGTGACGCCGGAATACGTATCGGAGCTGCTGGAAAAGGGATTTGTACTAAACACGGTAGGAAATAGATTGTTCTACGCTGCACTGCCTCTCCTGCTTTGGATCTTTGGACCAGTGCTTGTTTTCCTGTGTTCTATAACGTTGGTTCCAGTGCTTTATAATCTCGACATTGTTTTCGTCAGTAATGTGAAAGGGAAGTTCAATCTTCAGGATGAGAATGGAGCTTCTGAGTTTGCATGA